Proteins from a single region of Candidatus Scalindua japonica:
- a CDS encoding ISKra4 family transposase, giving the protein MEDLGEISKAVFQERSEILGQMILGLIKRKFGHLLNQQNCDCPDCGKSMQRHDKLSRTIQTLAGQFELERPYFYCRACSFGNYPLDEALGLSRSSKQYDIQDVEAWLSSETAYETASETYERITGVKLSEHHMHEATNTIGQEVGILDICPSKEEIHKKIENISKNKFRRPIMMLALDGAHGPMRPEPSPHRRKEKRGKGEWKEIKGFRLYLIDGTSINHLISWHQVCEDHELAQDLVKIKEAGLIPEAEIRLGIIGDGAHWIWNRCKEIFPSAKEILDYYHCSEYVHGVGNAHYGKETRESRQWCEATLTRIHFGDHEDVLGGLGKMKAQTQEVQDKIDKFYTYLTNHCEKMHYDTTKRGGYHIGSGAIESANKFISHTRLKRSGAWWYAQNANNMLKIRCAKYNGTYDKIIEKYKKDDQERIKNKKSRKSLRLVK; this is encoded by the coding sequence ATGGAAGATTTAGGAGAAATCTCAAAAGCTGTTTTTCAGGAAAGATCCGAAATATTGGGTCAGATGATCCTTGGATTGATAAAGAGGAAGTTCGGTCATTTATTGAATCAGCAAAATTGTGACTGCCCCGATTGCGGCAAAAGCATGCAAAGGCACGACAAATTATCCAGGACAATCCAGACCCTTGCGGGTCAATTTGAATTGGAGAGACCTTATTTTTATTGCAGAGCGTGCAGTTTTGGAAATTATCCATTAGATGAAGCCCTTGGGTTGTCTCGATCCTCGAAACAGTATGATATACAGGATGTTGAAGCCTGGTTGTCTAGCGAAACCGCTTATGAGACGGCCAGCGAGACCTACGAGAGGATAACTGGTGTAAAGCTAAGCGAACATCATATGCATGAGGCCACGAATACCATAGGTCAGGAAGTGGGGATTTTAGATATCTGTCCGTCTAAAGAAGAGATTCACAAAAAGATAGAAAACATCTCAAAGAATAAGTTTCGTCGTCCCATTATGATGCTCGCCCTGGATGGAGCCCACGGCCCGATGCGTCCAGAGCCCAGCCCTCACCGCCGCAAAGAGAAAAGAGGAAAAGGAGAATGGAAAGAGATTAAAGGTTTTAGGCTTTATCTCATCGATGGTACAAGCATTAATCATTTAATCAGCTGGCATCAGGTCTGCGAAGATCACGAATTAGCTCAAGATCTAGTGAAGATCAAGGAGGCAGGTCTTATCCCCGAAGCGGAGATACGCTTGGGAATCATAGGAGACGGAGCTCACTGGATTTGGAACCGTTGCAAAGAGATATTTCCCTCAGCAAAAGAAATCCTCGACTACTACCATTGCTCAGAGTATGTACATGGTGTGGGTAACGCACATTATGGAAAAGAGACAAGAGAGTCTCGCCAGTGGTGCGAGGCGACTTTGACAAGAATACATTTTGGCGACCACGAAGATGTGCTTGGCGGTCTTGGAAAGATGAAAGCGCAAACTCAAGAGGTTCAGGATAAAATTGATAAGTTTTATACCTACCTTACAAATCATTGCGAAAAGATGCATTACGATACCACCAAGCGAGGAGGGTATCACATTGGTAGCGGTGCGATTGAAAGCGCTAATAAATTCATTAGCCATACAAGGCTTAAACGATCAGGAGCTTGGTGGTATGCCCAAAATGCTAATAACATGCTCAAGATCAGATGTGCGAAATATAACGGTACGTACGATAAAATTATCGAAAAATACAAAAAAGACGACCAAGAAAGAATTAAAAACAAAAAATCTAGGAAAAGTCTCCGACTCGTTAAATAA
- a CDS encoding DNA adenine methylase codes for MGVFQKLINLMPPHDVYIETHLGGGAVMRNKRPARSNIGIELDQDVVEMWTNVKPPGFELVHDDAINYLNDYPFTGNELIYCDPPYLRETRRKSGRLYKYEYSHKDHTVLLELLKSLPCMVMISGYESLLYRESLKGWHTHSYQAACHHGVATEWLWMNYNIPVELHEYRYLGNNFRERERIKRKTQRWTARLQSMPILERQALLSAMDIVREQ; via the coding sequence ATGGGAGTATTCCAAAAGTTAATCAATCTTATGCCACCCCATGATGTCTACATAGAGACACATTTGGGCGGTGGCGCAGTTATGCGGAACAAACGTCCTGCCAGAAGTAATATTGGGATAGAATTAGACCAGGATGTTGTTGAAATGTGGACGAATGTTAAACCACCAGGTTTTGAATTGGTCCATGATGACGCAATTAATTATCTGAATGATTATCCTTTCACTGGCAACGAGCTGATATATTGCGACCCACCGTACCTTCGCGAGACAAGAAGGAAGAGTGGTCGGCTCTATAAATATGAATATAGCCATAAAGACCACACGGTACTTTTGGAATTATTGAAATCACTTCCCTGCATGGTGATGATATCCGGTTATGAGTCGCTTTTATACAGAGAGTCTTTGAAGGGATGGCATACACATAGTTATCAGGCGGCCTGTCACCATGGTGTGGCGACAGAGTGGCTATGGATGAACTATAATATTCCGGTGGAACTACATGAATATCGTTATCTTGGCAATAACTTTCGTGAACGAGAACGGATAAAGAGAAAAACACAAAGGTGGACGGCGAGACTTCAATCAATGCCAATATTAGAGCGCCAGGCGTTACTCTCTGCGATGGATATAGTCAGGGAACAATAG